Proteins encoded in a region of the Planococcus citri chromosome 1, ihPlaCitr1.1, whole genome shotgun sequence genome:
- the LOC135845525 gene encoding uncharacterized protein LOC135845525 — MMHTVGLHSALAIKRQRKRREELKKARERRYSSQSTESGLGGSRSSCNSPGSFDGSTDHLKSRRKRKVAAPNLVDTKVVSNIGMLHIGIVFLVLGLFLIGSGLIPDDFAYWDQSLNWLNELVFTGIAAIVIGIFLIVLNHYLSQQEEDELSRYVERQLTRSRSGKRLIKDEETGCLSTKQDRRVKEREQVVESEVHNVPHNSFTPILKSPPGMSITTPKSDLERILEEETSEGQAEVEPYHNMESFNKHTMSNGNCSQQSQEPRELVVTRYYHTTH; from the coding sequence GATGCACACGGTGGGCTTACACTCGGCGTTGGCCATCAAACGCCAACGCAAACGCcgagaagaattgaaaaaagccCGAGAACGCAGATACAGCTCGCAATCCACCGAAAGCGGTCTAGGAGGATCACGTTCCTCTTGCAACAGTCCAGGCAGCTTCGATGGCAGCACAGATCACTTGAAAAGCCGCCGAAAGCGTAAAGTAGCCGCACCAAATCTAGTCGACACCAAAGTAGTCTCAAATATCGGCATGCTTCACATCGGAATCGTATTTCTAGTACTGGGCCTGTTCCTAATCGGCTCCGGCCTCATACCGGACGATTTCGCATACTGGGATCAATCTCTAAACTGGTTGAACGAACTCGTGTTTACCGGTATAGCCGCCATCGTTATAGGCATATTTTTAATCGTATTGAATCATTATTTATCTCAACAAGAGGAAGACGAGCTGTCTCGTTACGTCGAACGTCAACTGACCCGATCTCGATCCGGTAAACGGCTCATTAAAGACGAAGAAACCGGTTGCCTGAGCACTAAACAGGATCGACGGGTTAAAGAACGAGAACAAGTTGTCGAATCCGAAGTACACAATGTGCCCCATAATTCATTCACTCCTATTCTAAAGTCTCCTCCTGGGATGTCCATAACTACCCCTAAGTCGGACTTGGAACGAATCTTGGAAGAAGAAACATCCGAAGGGCAAGCCGAAGTCGAACCTTATCATAATATGGAGAGTTTTAATAAACATACAATGTCCAATGGGAACTGCTCCCAACAATCTCAAGAACCCAGGGAATTGGTTGTCACTCGTTATTACCATACTACTCATTAA